The following are encoded in a window of Methanomassiliicoccales archaeon genomic DNA:
- the pth2 gene encoding peptidyl-tRNA hydrolase Pth2, translated as MPDDDMEYKMVIVVRKDLRLSPGKMAVQVAHAAVNCAIQSMKKRPEWFEKWYDEGQKKVVVKVENLSELYEIKGTAEAIGLITSLVVDAGLTELPPGTTTCLGIGPAPEETLDKVTGHLGLV; from the coding sequence GTGCCAGATGATGACATGGAATACAAGATGGTCATTGTGGTGAGAAAGGATCTCCGACTGTCGCCGGGAAAAATGGCGGTCCAAGTAGCCCATGCAGCGGTTAACTGCGCAATCCAGTCGATGAAAAAAAGACCTGAGTGGTTTGAGAAATGGTACGATGAAGGGCAGAAAAAGGTTGTTGTCAAAGTTGAAAATCTCAGTGAACTTTACGAAATAAAGGGCACAGCTGAAGCTATCGGGCTCATCACTTCCTTAGTCGTAGACGCAGGTTTGACGGAGCTTCCGCCGGGAACGACAACCTGCCTCGGCATAGGACCGGCTCCGGAAGAAACGCTGGACAAAGTGACTGGACACCTGGGGCTGGTGTGA
- a CDS encoding nitroreductase family protein: MELVECIRKRRSVRSYSDEPVPEDVIIEAIQLGNLAPSAGNLQARDFIIVRNEETKRRLATAALRQNFVAQAPVVIVCCANLERIRSYGRRGIELYCLQDVAAAVENMLLYFVDKGYASCWVGAFDEDAVSRILSIPSHVRPVALLPVGKQKGASGGTSRLGTQEIIHRERW, encoded by the coding sequence ATGGAACTCGTTGAGTGTATTCGTAAGAGAAGAAGTGTCAGGAGTTACAGCGATGAGCCCGTGCCTGAAGATGTGATTATAGAAGCAATTCAGCTAGGTAACCTTGCACCATCGGCAGGGAATTTGCAGGCAAGGGATTTTATAATCGTAAGAAACGAGGAGACTAAACGAAGGCTTGCCACGGCGGCGCTCCGACAGAATTTCGTCGCTCAAGCACCCGTTGTCATCGTTTGCTGCGCGAATCTGGAAAGGATAAGGAGCTACGGTAGAAGGGGAATTGAGCTCTACTGCTTGCAGGATGTAGCCGCTGCTGTCGAAAATATGCTGCTTTATTTTGTTGACAAGGGCTACGCAAGTTGTTGGGTAGGAGCCTTTGATGAGGATGCGGTTTCGAGAATCTTGTCGATACCGTCGCATGTAAGACCTGTAGCGCTATTACCTGTAGGCAAGCAAAAGGGAGCTTCAGGAGGCACTTCGAGGTTAGGAACTCAAGAGATTATTCACAGAGAAAGGTGGTAG
- a CDS encoding 30S ribosomal protein S7: protein MPEELQPNIQTQQSNQQVLGKNVLLFGSYDIRDVIIKDSGLAKYIDLTPVLVPHSGGKHANKWFGKSKVNIVERLINNMMRTEDFTGKKMKAYTTVKKAFALVAEKTKKNPIQVLIEAIENAAPREEITRLQFGGISVPKAVDISPSRRLDIALRNIAVGAITASFKSPKPIEECLANELMLASKGDMNSYSVAKKEEIERVAASAR, encoded by the coding sequence TTGCCCGAAGAATTGCAGCCAAATATCCAGACTCAACAGTCTAATCAGCAAGTGCTTGGAAAAAACGTGCTTCTTTTTGGGAGCTACGACATTCGCGACGTCATCATCAAAGACAGCGGTCTCGCCAAGTATATTGATCTCACGCCAGTTCTTGTTCCACACTCCGGGGGTAAGCATGCCAACAAATGGTTTGGAAAGTCGAAGGTCAACATCGTCGAGCGCCTCATAAACAACATGATGAGGACGGAGGACTTCACAGGGAAGAAAATGAAAGCATACACGACCGTGAAGAAAGCTTTCGCACTTGTCGCTGAGAAGACAAAGAAGAATCCTATTCAGGTATTGATTGAGGCAATCGAAAACGCGGCGCCTAGAGAGGAAATAACAAGGCTTCAGTTTGGAGGAATTTCTGTTCCCAAAGCCGTCGACATCTCGCCTTCGAGACGACTTGACATCGCATTAAGGAATATCGCTGTTGGCGCGATTACTGCGAGTTTCAAGAGTCCTAAGCCTATTGAAGAGTGCCTCGCAAATGAACTCATGCTCGCGTCCAAGGGCGATATGAACAGCTATTCGGTCGCTAAGAAAGAAGAGATTGAGCGCGTAGCTGCATCAGCGCGATGA
- the tgtA gene encoding tRNA guanosine(15) transglycosylase TgtA, translating to MFEIIERDGLARICRFHTRRGILETPCLLPVVNPNVNTIPPRELYADFGARAVITNSYIILRNKELRERALRDGIHGVLDFPGVIMTDSGTFQSHVYSEIEAENKQIVQFQKDIGSDIGMALDIFTEPHWDRERTLQAIELTIARTKEASEMKGDMLIGGVIQGSIHADLREHCAREMSDLDADIHPIGGVVPLMESYRFDDLVDVIISSKKGLIPARPVHLFGAGHPMIFALAVLLGCDTFDSASYAKFARDGRFMFPNGTFRIEDMKKLVCNCPACRDTDIAAIKKMSEDDRAQLIARHNLFISFTEIENVKKAIMEGNLWELAELRCRSHPALLDGLRRIAKYKDFLEKYEPLSRDGAFFYTGTESLDRPAVYRYEKRFFERYTQPDTQVLVGFEDSEKPYSSRYDKEMHKILSICDAHFVVSSPFGPVPIELDEIYPIAQSVFPKNRDSVLEERMKHLMERMSHIQRYGIGVVFEGDETIRLLEAIAPGKSTFNIDIARIRAVADYQFGKGASDALLSGVISLVKSKKTGRIRNVLVDGELVLSIRASDGFFSLRLAGAKRLHSAFRTPTLRVIVNKDSAEFNRKGRNVFCKFVIDCDDEIRPRDEVIVVDEEDRLVACGRSLMTKDEMLSFKKGVAVEVREGVADKENST from the coding sequence GTGTTCGAAATCATAGAGAGAGACGGGCTGGCGAGGATTTGCAGATTTCATACGAGGCGGGGGATTCTAGAAACACCGTGTCTGCTGCCCGTCGTAAATCCTAATGTAAATACGATTCCACCGAGAGAATTATATGCAGATTTCGGGGCACGGGCTGTCATCACAAATTCGTATATCATTTTGAGAAATAAGGAACTGCGTGAAAGAGCGCTGAGAGATGGAATTCATGGAGTGCTCGATTTTCCAGGCGTCATAATGACGGATTCGGGCACCTTTCAGTCTCATGTATATTCCGAAATTGAAGCCGAGAACAAGCAGATCGTGCAATTCCAAAAAGACATCGGATCAGACATCGGAATGGCCCTTGATATTTTCACGGAACCTCACTGGGATCGAGAAAGAACCCTCCAGGCAATTGAACTAACAATTGCACGTACTAAGGAAGCTTCAGAAATGAAGGGCGACATGCTGATCGGTGGGGTCATTCAAGGATCGATTCATGCCGATTTAAGGGAGCACTGCGCCAGAGAGATGAGCGATCTTGATGCTGACATACACCCCATCGGCGGAGTCGTGCCTCTGATGGAGAGCTACAGGTTTGATGATCTTGTTGATGTGATCATTTCGTCAAAAAAAGGCTTGATTCCTGCGCGCCCCGTGCACCTTTTCGGGGCGGGACATCCGATGATCTTTGCTCTTGCAGTGTTACTAGGATGTGACACATTCGATTCGGCTTCCTATGCGAAATTTGCCAGAGACGGTCGTTTCATGTTTCCAAACGGAACATTCCGCATCGAAGACATGAAAAAGCTCGTATGCAATTGCCCAGCTTGCAGAGATACAGACATTGCTGCAATTAAGAAAATGAGTGAAGATGACCGCGCGCAGCTCATCGCGAGGCATAACCTTTTCATATCATTCACGGAAATCGAAAACGTCAAGAAAGCGATAATGGAAGGAAATCTGTGGGAACTTGCCGAGCTCAGATGCCGTTCGCATCCAGCACTTTTAGACGGTTTAAGAAGGATTGCGAAATATAAAGACTTCCTAGAAAAATACGAGCCACTCAGCAGGGACGGCGCATTCTTTTACACGGGAACTGAAAGTCTTGACAGACCAGCGGTTTACAGGTACGAGAAGAGGTTTTTCGAGCGTTACACTCAGCCGGATACGCAGGTACTTGTAGGATTCGAAGATTCTGAGAAACCATATAGCTCGAGATATGATAAAGAAATGCACAAAATTTTGTCGATCTGCGATGCACATTTCGTCGTTTCATCTCCCTTCGGTCCAGTTCCCATTGAGCTCGACGAAATCTATCCAATAGCGCAGTCTGTTTTTCCTAAGAATCGCGACAGCGTGCTCGAGGAAAGAATGAAGCATTTAATGGAGAGGATGTCGCATATCCAGAGGTATGGTATAGGTGTGGTCTTTGAAGGTGACGAAACAATAAGATTGCTGGAAGCGATTGCTCCTGGCAAGTCCACATTCAATATTGATATCGCGAGGATTAGGGCTGTCGCAGATTATCAATTTGGAAAAGGGGCTTCGGATGCGCTATTAAGCGGTGTGATATCCCTTGTGAAATCAAAGAAAACAGGAAGGATCCGCAATGTTCTGGTTGACGGAGAGCTCGTGCTTTCCATAAGGGCGAGTGATGGGTTTTTCTCACTCAGGCTTGCCGGTGCTAAGAGACTTCACTCCGCATTTCGTACGCCCACACTCAGGGTGATTGTCAATAAAGATTCTGCCGAATTCAATCGAAAGGGACGGAACGTGTTCTGCAAATTTGTCATCGATTGCGATGATGAGATTAGACCGAGAGATGAGGTCATCGTGGTCGATGAAGAAGATCGGCTCGTCGCATGTGGCAGGTCACTTATGACGAAAGATGAAATGCTCTCATTCAAGAAGGGAGTTGCGGTCGAAGTGAGGGAGGGGGTCGCTGATAAAGAGAATTCCACTTAA
- a CDS encoding VOC family protein — MIKGVDHIAITVSDLEKSVAFYKKVLDLEEVMRLKSKIPGIKEIVFLKSQNTMLELLAVENPKKAMPEEMAVPGVKHLCFSVENLHKEVERIKSLGVKMVEDKHILNAQHLETIFSKIKHASIERGLERAVFADPDGILIEIAEWK; from the coding sequence GTGATAAAGGGAGTTGACCATATTGCAATTACGGTATCGGACCTCGAGAAATCGGTTGCATTCTACAAGAAAGTTCTCGATCTCGAAGAGGTTATGAGACTTAAATCAAAAATACCTGGCATAAAGGAAATTGTCTTTCTGAAATCTCAAAATACAATGCTCGAACTTTTGGCAGTGGAAAATCCGAAAAAGGCGATGCCGGAAGAAATGGCAGTTCCAGGTGTCAAGCATCTCTGCTTCTCGGTGGAAAACCTCCACAAAGAAGTTGAACGCATCAAGAGTCTTGGCGTGAAGATGGTGGAGGACAAACATATTCTCAACGCCCAGCATCTCGAAACTATATTTAGCAAGATTAAGCACGCGAGTATTGAAAGGGGTCTCGAAAGGGCCGTATTTGCTGACCCTGATGGCATTCTGATAGAAATTGCTGAGTGGAAGTAG
- a CDS encoding elongation factor EF-2, producing the protein MGRKEDNIKKAQKIMTDPKHIRNIGTAAHIDHGKTTLSDNLIAGAGMMSEELAGKQLLLDYDEQEQARGITINAANASMVHTFEGEEYLINLIDTPGHVDFGGDVTRAMRALDGVIILVCAVEGVMPQTETVIRQALKERVRPILFINKVDRLINELKVTPQQMQQRFVNIITEVNRRIAKYLPEPLNKTWQVRVEDGSVAFGSAFNKWAISVPFMKKNKITFNDIYEYCKNNDQKTLSKRSPLHEVLLDAVIHHIPNPLEAQKIRIPIIWKGDHESEIGKAMLSCDPNGPTAFMVTKIIMDPHAGEVAVGRLFSGTIKKGDELYVIGMPDINRVQTVALSVGADRIPVDSISAGNIVAVTGLKDAIAGATISSMKDMEPFEKIVHYSEPVVTIAVEAKHMKDLPKLVEVLRTVAKADPSIQVEINQETGEHLLSGMGELHLEVTQYRIINDYKVEIKASKPIVVYRECVKGKGGPFEGKSPNKHNRFYIEVEPLEEAVVEAIRSGEIQTEGRIKDAKALAKKLQDLGMDKEESKGVVAFKDTNVFLDVTKGIQYLHETIELCKQAFEEAMNLGPLAQEKVMGLKVRLVDAKLHEDSIHRGPAQVIPATRSAIYGAMCLAERILLEPIQKVFINVPQEYMGDAVRELQSRRGIIEDIKQEQDATVIVAKCPVAEMFGFASAIRSATQGRALWSTENAGFVRVPPELQPKIVSEIRTRKGLKPEPYDASYYAG; encoded by the coding sequence ATGGGTCGTAAAGAGGACAACATCAAGAAAGCCCAAAAGATAATGACGGATCCTAAGCACATTCGTAATATTGGCACGGCGGCACATATCGACCACGGAAAGACGACGCTCAGCGATAACTTGATCGCCGGTGCGGGCATGATGTCGGAGGAGCTCGCAGGTAAGCAGTTGCTCCTTGACTACGACGAACAGGAGCAGGCCCGCGGTATCACGATCAACGCCGCCAACGCCTCGATGGTCCATACTTTTGAAGGTGAGGAATATCTAATAAATCTGATCGATACGCCTGGTCACGTCGACTTTGGCGGTGATGTAACAAGGGCCATGCGTGCGCTTGATGGTGTGATCATTCTTGTATGCGCGGTAGAGGGCGTCATGCCGCAGACGGAAACCGTGATCAGACAGGCGCTAAAGGAGCGGGTTAGACCGATCCTTTTCATAAACAAGGTTGACAGACTCATCAATGAACTCAAAGTCACGCCCCAGCAAATGCAGCAGCGATTCGTCAACATCATCACAGAGGTCAACAGGCGAATCGCAAAGTACCTTCCCGAGCCTCTCAATAAGACCTGGCAGGTAAGAGTAGAAGACGGGAGCGTTGCCTTTGGATCTGCATTCAACAAATGGGCGATTTCCGTTCCCTTTATGAAGAAAAACAAGATCACATTCAACGACATTTATGAGTACTGCAAGAACAACGATCAGAAAACACTCTCGAAGAGATCGCCGCTCCATGAGGTACTGTTGGACGCGGTCATTCACCACATTCCCAATCCCCTCGAGGCACAGAAGATCAGGATACCAATTATTTGGAAGGGTGATCACGAGTCCGAAATAGGGAAGGCGATGCTGAGCTGCGATCCCAACGGTCCAACAGCGTTTATGGTGACTAAAATCATTATGGATCCCCACGCCGGCGAGGTCGCGGTCGGCCGTCTGTTCAGTGGCACGATCAAGAAGGGCGACGAGCTTTATGTAATAGGAATGCCTGATATCAACAGGGTTCAGACCGTTGCCCTCTCTGTGGGAGCTGACAGGATTCCCGTCGACTCGATTTCTGCTGGCAATATTGTAGCCGTCACGGGTTTAAAGGATGCAATTGCTGGTGCCACGATTTCCTCAATGAAAGACATGGAGCCTTTTGAAAAAATTGTACATTACAGCGAGCCTGTTGTAACGATTGCAGTTGAAGCGAAGCACATGAAGGATCTGCCCAAGCTCGTCGAAGTCCTTCGGACCGTTGCAAAAGCAGACCCATCAATTCAGGTAGAAATCAATCAGGAAACGGGAGAGCATCTTCTCTCCGGTATGGGAGAGCTTCACTTGGAAGTTACCCAGTATAGGATCATTAATGATTACAAGGTAGAGATTAAGGCCTCTAAGCCAATCGTCGTTTATAGGGAATGTGTAAAAGGCAAAGGAGGACCCTTTGAAGGAAAATCGCCGAACAAGCACAATCGGTTCTACATAGAAGTCGAACCGCTTGAAGAAGCTGTGGTTGAAGCGATTCGATCTGGAGAGATTCAAACTGAGGGAAGGATCAAGGATGCGAAGGCGCTCGCGAAGAAGCTTCAGGACCTCGGCATGGATAAGGAAGAATCGAAGGGAGTCGTGGCCTTCAAAGACACAAACGTTTTCCTCGACGTAACGAAGGGAATCCAGTACCTGCACGAAACGATTGAGCTGTGCAAGCAGGCGTTTGAGGAGGCTATGAATTTGGGGCCTTTAGCCCAGGAGAAGGTCATGGGTCTCAAGGTAAGGCTGGTCGATGCAAAACTCCATGAAGACAGCATTCACCGAGGCCCTGCTCAGGTCATACCAGCGACACGATCGGCGATATATGGTGCCATGTGTTTGGCCGAGCGAATACTGCTTGAACCAATTCAGAAGGTTTTCATCAACGTGCCGCAAGAATACATGGGAGATGCTGTCAGGGAACTGCAGTCTCGAAGAGGCATCATCGAGGATATTAAGCAGGAACAGGATGCAACGGTCATCGTGGCGAAGTGTCCTGTTGCCGAGATGTTCGGATTTGCGAGTGCAATCAGGAGCGCCACGCAAGGAAGGGCACTCTGGTCAACCGAGAATGCGGGATTTGTGCGTGTGCCGCCTGAATTGCAGCCAAAGATCGTGTCGGAAATCCGAACGAGAAAAGGATTGAAGCCAGAACCTTACGACGCATCGTATTATGCTGGCTGA
- a CDS encoding (Fe-S)-binding protein produces the protein MEQCTSCGKCIEVSPLLKFTHLEDIDPKNAIEIVLNYVKSGKHLPDASTKAYTCSSRGRCSMACERGLDPLLAFEAIKSKLAREGLAPQDLNQLNQSLRIWKILAALQAEFLKIRLTNNMTVSRTRRPHVLFLGFTLSAFLNIVDSMLDVLGNIKEEFVVLQGGNLCCGFPYGPACGLMDEVDTKARELISTIKSFNPEKVIFACAGCYRMFTEIYPKFLRIDFRVQHLSQFLLDRLGKVSSSKPSSIRILFRESCMSRRTRVSEHDLRLPVALPGVEIVNIG, from the coding sequence TTGGAACAATGTACGTCATGCGGAAAATGCATCGAAGTCTCTCCACTACTTAAGTTCACCCATTTGGAAGACATCGACCCCAAAAATGCAATTGAAATTGTGCTAAATTACGTAAAATCGGGAAAGCACCTGCCCGATGCTTCTACAAAGGCTTACACTTGCTCGAGTCGTGGGCGGTGTTCGATGGCTTGCGAAAGGGGACTCGATCCTCTACTGGCATTTGAGGCAATAAAATCCAAATTAGCAAGAGAGGGACTAGCTCCTCAAGACTTGAATCAACTGAACCAATCGCTAAGAATCTGGAAGATACTTGCCGCCTTGCAGGCAGAGTTCTTGAAAATTCGATTAACAAATAACATGACAGTTTCCAGGACGAGAAGACCTCATGTATTATTTCTTGGCTTTACTCTGAGCGCGTTTCTAAACATTGTCGATTCCATGCTTGATGTCCTAGGAAACATCAAAGAAGAATTCGTAGTGCTCCAAGGCGGAAATCTCTGCTGCGGATTTCCATATGGGCCAGCGTGCGGTCTAATGGATGAGGTTGACACAAAAGCTAGGGAACTAATATCAACCATCAAGAGTTTCAATCCCGAGAAAGTTATTTTCGCATGTGCTGGGTGTTACAGAATGTTCACCGAGATCTATCCTAAGTTCCTTCGCATTGATTTCAGAGTACAGCATCTTAGCCAATTCCTGCTTGATCGATTGGGAAAAGTATCATCCAGCAAACCTTCATCAATAAGAATACTCTTTCGTGAATCGTGTATGAGCAGACGTACGCGAGTGTCGGAGCACGATCTTAGACTCCCGGTGGCATTACCAGGCGTGGAAATTGTTAACATTGGCTGA
- a CDS encoding tRNA (N(6)-L-threonylcarbamoyladenosine(37)-C(2))-methylthiotransferase translates to MKFFVESYGCTLNQGEGVEFHDRLRALGHEPVSSSDEAELVVLNTCTVIESTQLKILKRLENLHRCSKKIIVSGCMAAVQTDDIREIAPDVTILMPRDYYRFEEIIETNYGRIAVEGAPCDKKTTAIIPIAQGCLGNCSYCITKLARGNLRSYEPEKIVEKVRKSLEMGAREILLTAQDSAAYGIDIGLTLRDLLAKIVSIERDFRIRIGMMNPESLQKILDDVLEIWGNEKVYKFFHIPVQSGSDRILTLMRRGYTVDQFKTQLNTIRHVFPELSLSTDVITGFPGETEADHRATVALIKDIEPNILNVTRFSPRPGTIAASMMPRVPSWVSKNRSRELTKLRFDISERNYQSKIGAVEEILITEHGKSGTMIGRTNAYVPVVVKEQIELGMFAKVQIIGAARTHLYGEVIDRRSP, encoded by the coding sequence GTGAAGTTCTTCGTTGAATCGTACGGTTGTACGTTGAATCAAGGCGAAGGCGTGGAATTCCATGATAGGTTGAGAGCTCTCGGTCACGAGCCTGTTAGCTCGTCTGATGAAGCAGAGTTGGTTGTTTTGAACACTTGTACTGTTATCGAATCGACTCAGCTCAAAATACTTAAACGCCTTGAAAACCTGCATCGCTGCAGCAAGAAAATCATTGTCTCTGGTTGCATGGCTGCGGTTCAGACTGACGACATACGTGAAATTGCCCCTGATGTCACGATACTCATGCCTCGTGATTATTATCGCTTTGAAGAGATTATTGAGACGAATTATGGTCGAATCGCTGTTGAAGGTGCACCTTGTGATAAGAAAACAACTGCTATAATCCCGATTGCACAGGGATGTTTGGGCAACTGCTCGTATTGCATTACAAAACTAGCTCGCGGAAATCTGAGAAGCTACGAGCCGGAAAAAATAGTTGAGAAAGTCAGAAAATCGCTTGAAATGGGGGCTAGGGAAATTCTGTTGACAGCTCAGGACTCAGCTGCGTACGGTATCGATATAGGTTTAACTCTACGCGACCTGCTAGCGAAGATCGTCAGCATAGAAAGAGACTTCAGAATTAGAATAGGGATGATGAACCCCGAAAGTCTGCAGAAGATCCTAGATGATGTCCTTGAGATTTGGGGCAACGAAAAAGTCTACAAGTTCTTCCATATACCTGTTCAGAGCGGAAGTGACAGGATCCTCACACTGATGCGAAGAGGATATACCGTGGATCAGTTCAAAACTCAGCTGAACACTATTAGGCATGTATTTCCAGAACTTTCGCTTTCGACCGATGTTATCACGGGCTTCCCTGGCGAAACGGAAGCAGATCACAGGGCGACGGTCGCACTTATCAAAGACATCGAGCCAAACATACTCAATGTAACGCGGTTTTCTCCAAGACCAGGCACCATAGCTGCATCAATGATGCCGCGCGTCCCTTCATGGGTTTCCAAGAATAGATCCAGAGAACTAACGAAGTTGCGCTTTGACATCAGTGAGCGGAATTACCAGTCGAAAATTGGTGCAGTGGAGGAGATACTAATCACAGAGCATGGTAAATCCGGAACGATGATCGGCAGAACGAACGCATATGTGCCTGTTGTCGTCAAGGAACAAATTGAACTTGGTATGTTCGCCAAGGTACAAATTATCGGTGCTGCGCGTACCCACCTCTATGGAGAAGTTATCGACAGGAGAAGTCCCTAA
- a CDS encoding DUF99 family protein — MKNQIRVLGIDDSPFTFGTSRVTVIGVVMRLPSYIEGVTKSECDIDGSDANDSVIRMIINSRFKEQIKIILIDGIALGGFNVIDPSIIHKATGIPCATITRKKPDLDMMKKALVKHFPDWERRFEVITRFFPNPVSIDHKRIFVAVDGMEFEEATSIIRSCILRGNIPEPIRVAHLIASAIVHGESRGPA, encoded by the coding sequence TTGAAGAACCAAATCCGTGTCTTGGGTATCGATGATTCGCCTTTCACATTTGGTACTTCCCGCGTTACAGTAATAGGCGTTGTAATGAGACTTCCATCGTACATCGAAGGGGTGACGAAGAGTGAGTGCGATATCGACGGCTCAGACGCGAATGACTCCGTCATCAGGATGATAATAAATTCAAGATTCAAGGAGCAGATTAAAATTATTCTCATCGACGGAATCGCCCTCGGTGGCTTCAACGTTATTGACCCTTCAATAATACATAAAGCAACGGGAATACCGTGCGCTACAATCACAAGAAAGAAGCCAGATCTAGATATGATGAAGAAAGCGCTGGTAAAACACTTTCCCGACTGGGAGCGACGTTTCGAAGTCATCACGCGCTTCTTCCCTAATCCCGTATCAATCGATCACAAACGGATCTTCGTGGCCGTAGACGGCATGGAATTCGAAGAGGCAACAAGCATCATTCGATCGTGCATCCTTCGCGGCAACATTCCCGAACCTATTAGAGTGGCCCATTTGATCGCCAGTGCGATTGTCCACGGCGAATCGAGAGGTCCCGCCTAA
- a CDS encoding presenilin family intramembrane aspartyl protease PSH — protein MAFVVKSISPRVLMAFTFLGVQIVALLIVPIYPREYRIFGDPGDIKNSLFYVLIIIVVTALMLLLLKLRMEVVLKAVFAYAVFVTISFVVFPLAFMVIEDMLISLALSMIFAGFMIALLFIHSEWYVMNTVAFLMGCGVAALLGMSLGVIPALVLLVILALYDAIAVYVTKHMVPLAEGIVSMGIPVVFIIPKRKGFSIGSMNLDKIPKGTSIREVVIMGLGDAIIPGILVVSSFVSLSGVPGSVYSANLLVSVGTLIGSFCGLLMLFFSAKKGKPHAALPFINGGAIAGFLITYLLIFGNFTF, from the coding sequence ATGGCATTTGTAGTGAAGTCGATTTCTCCGCGGGTATTAATGGCATTCACATTCCTAGGCGTACAGATCGTAGCGCTCTTGATTGTGCCGATATATCCTCGTGAATACCGAATCTTCGGTGACCCAGGAGACATCAAAAACTCACTCTTTTATGTACTGATTATTATTGTGGTTACAGCATTGATGCTACTCCTTTTGAAGCTGCGAATGGAAGTCGTTCTCAAGGCGGTTTTTGCATATGCGGTGTTCGTTACGATCTCCTTTGTTGTTTTTCCGCTCGCCTTCATGGTCATTGAAGACATGCTGATTTCTCTTGCGCTTTCAATGATATTTGCGGGATTCATGATTGCTCTATTGTTTATACATTCAGAATGGTACGTGATGAATACCGTGGCATTCCTGATGGGATGCGGCGTCGCCGCTTTATTGGGTATGTCTCTGGGCGTTATCCCTGCACTCGTTCTCTTAGTGATTTTGGCGCTTTATGACGCAATTGCTGTCTACGTAACGAAACATATGGTCCCGCTTGCCGAAGGTATTGTTTCCATGGGCATCCCCGTTGTGTTTATCATTCCCAAGCGAAAGGGATTCTCGATTGGGTCGATGAACTTGGACAAAATACCAAAAGGAACTTCTATACGGGAAGTAGTGATCATGGGTTTGGGCGATGCCATCATTCCTGGCATTTTGGTCGTCTCTTCTTTTGTCTCTCTTTCAGGGGTTCCAGGCTCTGTATATTCAGCAAATTTGCTGGTATCGGTTGGCACACTGATCGGATCTTTTTGCGGTTTGTTAATGCTCTTTTTCTCTGCAAAAAAAGGTAAGCCACATGCAGCTCTACCCTTTATCAACGGGGGAGCGATAGCAGGGTTCTTGATTACTTACCTTTTAATATTTGGCAATTTTACTTTTTAG
- a CDS encoding 30S ribosomal protein S12 — protein MPSGLYTARKLKENRKKFRWSDSSYKRRMLHLKEKSDPLEGAPQARGIVLEKVGIEAKQPNSAIRKCVKVQLIKNGRQITAFAVGDGAINFIDEHDEVLVEGIGGRLGRSYGDIPGVRYKVIKVNNVSLRELVRGRKEKPVR, from the coding sequence TTGCCAAGTGGACTTTACACTGCAAGAAAATTGAAAGAAAATCGCAAGAAGTTCAGGTGGAGCGATAGCAGTTATAAGCGAAGAATGCTGCATCTAAAGGAGAAATCTGATCCGTTAGAGGGCGCACCGCAAGCAAGAGGCATAGTATTGGAAAAAGTCGGTATTGAGGCGAAGCAGCCCAACTCCGCAATCAGAAAATGTGTTAAAGTTCAACTGATCAAGAATGGCCGCCAGATAACGGCCTTTGCCGTTGGTGACGGTGCGATTAACTTTATTGATGAACATGATGAGGTTCTCGTCGAGGGAATTGGAGGGCGACTCGGAAGGTCTTATGGTGACATTCCTGGTGTAAGGTACAAAGTCATCAAGGTAAATAACGTCTCCCTTAGGGAACTCGTGAGAGGACGAAAGGAGAAGCCAGTGAGGTGA